A region from the Achromobacter seleniivolatilans genome encodes:
- a CDS encoding SOS response-associated peptidase, translating to MCSHYQTLKDAELLLKKFGTRNKPAGAKYDMWPRYQGVFVRRPVEHDAGDEAVPEREAVAGRWGLISAMTKADGLDKAGKLSTFNARSETMAKSFTFGNAWRRAQHCIIPADAIFEPDWRSGAAVPTRFTRSDGAPLGIAGLWDRWRDSAGQLQESYTMLTINADDDPLFRDYHQSGKEKRMVVILPEGAYGDWLIAQADATRDFLVPFPAEKLVATPMK from the coding sequence ATGTGCAGCCATTACCAGACCCTGAAGGACGCCGAACTGCTGCTAAAGAAGTTCGGCACGCGCAACAAGCCAGCCGGCGCTAAGTACGACATGTGGCCACGTTATCAGGGCGTGTTCGTGCGACGCCCGGTGGAGCATGACGCGGGCGACGAGGCGGTACCGGAGCGGGAAGCGGTGGCCGGCCGCTGGGGCCTGATCAGCGCGATGACGAAAGCAGATGGACTGGACAAGGCGGGCAAGCTGTCCACTTTCAACGCGCGTAGCGAAACTATGGCCAAGTCCTTCACCTTCGGGAATGCCTGGCGCCGCGCGCAGCACTGCATCATCCCCGCTGACGCGATCTTTGAACCTGATTGGAGGTCCGGCGCAGCGGTGCCGACGCGCTTCACGCGCTCAGATGGAGCGCCGCTGGGCATTGCCGGATTATGGGATCGCTGGCGTGACAGCGCTGGGCAGCTCCAAGAGAGCTACACCATGCTGACCATCAATGCGGACGATGATCCCCTATTCCGCGACTACCACCAGTCGGGCAAGGAAAAACGGATGGTTGTGATCCTACCCGAGGGCGCATATGGCGACTGGCTTATTGCGCAGGCGGATGCGACGCGCGATTTTCTGGTGCCCTTCCCGGCTGAAAAGCTCGTCGCGACGCCGATGAAATGA
- a CDS encoding AEC family transporter yields MNAVITAALPVFALILTGWLAARWKVLGLGATDALNRYVVYLSLPALLFRAMTQVDLTHMAHWSFVGAFAGGIAITFLVSFLPRKSMPRAMTDRSIEGLAASYANAGYMGIPLCLALFGAESLAPATFTTLLTASVLFGFAIALIEFDRQQTPNAMATLGKVGRALTRNPLLAAPVLGLAWASTGLALPEGLDRYVALLGASASPCALVTIGLFLAQTERAAAGPGVLRLVLGKLLLQPAATAVLAFYVFSMPPLWAWTAVLMSALPIGTGPFMLANMYGRDAGVTSRAILISTVASVLTVSLLVAWISAHPIS; encoded by the coding sequence ATGAACGCCGTTATCACCGCCGCCCTGCCGGTCTTTGCGCTGATTCTGACCGGCTGGCTGGCTGCGCGTTGGAAAGTGCTGGGACTGGGCGCGACCGACGCGCTGAACCGCTACGTGGTCTATCTGTCCTTGCCCGCGCTGCTGTTTCGCGCCATGACGCAGGTAGACCTGACGCACATGGCGCATTGGAGTTTTGTCGGCGCTTTCGCCGGTGGCATCGCCATCACCTTTCTCGTGTCATTTCTGCCGCGCAAAAGCATGCCACGCGCGATGACTGACCGCAGCATCGAAGGCCTGGCCGCGTCCTACGCCAACGCGGGTTATATGGGCATCCCGCTCTGTCTGGCGCTGTTTGGCGCTGAAAGCCTGGCGCCCGCGACCTTCACCACACTGCTGACGGCCAGCGTGCTGTTCGGATTTGCCATTGCACTGATCGAGTTCGACCGCCAGCAAACCCCCAACGCCATGGCAACGCTGGGCAAGGTCGGGCGCGCTCTGACCCGCAACCCTTTGCTGGCTGCCCCCGTGCTGGGCCTGGCTTGGGCGTCGACTGGACTTGCCTTGCCCGAAGGTCTGGACCGCTATGTTGCCCTGCTGGGCGCGTCCGCCAGCCCCTGCGCGCTGGTCACCATCGGCCTGTTTCTGGCGCAAACCGAACGCGCTGCGGCAGGCCCAGGAGTACTACGGCTAGTGCTGGGCAAACTGCTGCTGCAACCTGCCGCCACGGCCGTACTGGCTTTCTATGTTTTCTCCATGCCGCCGTTGTGGGCGTGGACCGCAGTATTAATGAGCGCGCTGCCGATCGGTACCGGGCCGTTCATGCTGGCCAATATGTACGGCCGCGATGCAGGCGTGACCTCGCGCGCCATCCTGATATCCACCGTGGCGTCGGTGCTTACCGTCAGCCTGCTGGTCGCGTGGATCAGCGCCCACCCTATTTCCTGA
- a CDS encoding arsenic transporter: MLLAAAIFILTITLVIWQPRGLSIGWSAVIGAALALATGVVHVADIADVWHIVWNATATFIAIIITSLILDEAGFFEWSALHVARWGGGRGRLLFVLIVLLGAAVSTLFANDGAALILTPIVMEMLLALGFGPGASLAFVMAAGFIADTGSIALIVSNLVNIVSADFFNIGFGEYASVMLPVNMMAVASTLVVLLLFFRKSIPPRYDVSQLPAPDTAIRDRITFRAGWIVLALLLAGFFILEPMGIPVSAIAAAGALGLLLIAGRQHIVGTRRIMREAPWHIVIFSLGMYLVVYGLRNAGLTAHLAQVLDRCAEYGLWGAAMGTGLITAFLSSVMNNLPTVLVGALSIADTTATGPIKDAMIYANIIGSDLGPKITPIGSLATLLWLHVLARKGLRITWGYYFKVGIVLTLPVLLLTLAALVWRLQ, translated from the coding sequence ATGCTGCTTGCCGCTGCCATCTTCATCCTGACCATCACGCTTGTCATCTGGCAACCCCGAGGGCTGTCGATCGGCTGGAGCGCCGTGATCGGCGCCGCGCTGGCACTTGCGACCGGCGTGGTCCACGTCGCCGACATTGCCGATGTCTGGCACATCGTATGGAACGCCACCGCAACCTTCATCGCCATCATCATCACTAGCTTGATCCTGGACGAGGCGGGCTTTTTCGAGTGGTCGGCGCTGCATGTTGCGCGCTGGGGCGGCGGACGCGGACGGCTGCTGTTCGTGCTGATCGTGCTGCTGGGCGCTGCTGTTTCGACGCTCTTTGCCAACGATGGCGCCGCGCTGATTCTGACGCCCATCGTCATGGAAATGCTGCTGGCCCTGGGCTTTGGGCCGGGCGCCTCGCTGGCCTTTGTGATGGCGGCGGGCTTCATCGCCGACACCGGCAGCATTGCGCTCATCGTGTCTAACCTGGTGAACATCGTGTCGGCGGATTTCTTCAACATCGGCTTTGGCGAATACGCCTCGGTGATGCTGCCGGTAAATATGATGGCCGTGGCATCCACGCTGGTGGTGCTGCTGCTGTTCTTTCGCAAGAGCATCCCGCCGCGCTACGACGTCAGCCAGTTGCCCGCGCCCGATACGGCCATTCGGGACCGCATTACGTTTCGCGCCGGCTGGATCGTGCTGGCGTTGCTGCTGGCAGGATTCTTCATTCTTGAACCCATGGGAATTCCGGTCAGCGCCATTGCCGCCGCCGGCGCGCTGGGCCTGCTGCTGATTGCCGGCCGGCAGCACATTGTCGGCACGCGCCGGATCATGCGCGAGGCGCCCTGGCATATCGTGATCTTCTCGCTGGGCATGTACCTGGTCGTCTACGGCCTGCGCAATGCAGGGCTGACCGCCCACTTGGCGCAGGTGCTGGATCGCTGCGCCGAATACGGCTTGTGGGGCGCCGCGATGGGAACCGGCCTGATCACGGCATTTCTTTCATCCGTCATGAACAACCTGCCGACGGTGCTGGTGGGCGCCCTATCCATTGCCGACACCACCGCGACGGGCCCCATCAAAGACGCGATGATCTACGCCAACATCATCGGTAGCGACCTCGGCCCCAAGATCACGCCCATCGGCAGCCTGGCAACGCTGCTTTGGCTGCATGTGCTGGCGCGCAAGGGCCTGCGCATTACGTGGGGATACTACTTTAAAGTAGGAATTGTATTGACCTTGCCCGTGCTTCTGCTGACGCTCGCGGCACTGGTATGGCGGCTGCAATAG
- a CDS encoding phospholipase D-like domain-containing protein codes for MLAYMTAVLAACASVPDSQERAARKAQAGLSADAARESYRRGHGIAADPNTPKDDFLARHLAVEQAVSGTPLTAGNRVRLLADGPSTYQAMLQSIGQARRYVHMETYIFEDDAEGARFADALIAARNRGAEVALMVDAVGTIQTPDTLFQRLRDAGVQVAVFNPVNPAKARAGWSPNQRNHRKVLVVDGKVGYLGGINVSSVYESSSAPGSGGGRGESKADAATGGDADAAPWRDTHLRIEGPAVAQLEQVIQAGWASQSDEPIKGTGAYVAPPVGATSVRILANQPDRSDGYTVYLTLMSAFESAQKSIHITMAYFVPDPAFIEVLAEAAKRGVDVVLVLPGFSDSSLVFNAGRSHYSELLHAGVKVYERRDALLHAKTAVVDGVWSTVGSSNMDWRSFALNYEINAVVLGPEFAGEMEALFQRDVADSVQITPEAWRDRGVDDRFMEFFSRMFERWL; via the coding sequence ATGCTTGCATACATGACGGCGGTCCTGGCTGCCTGCGCCAGCGTCCCTGACTCGCAGGAGCGCGCGGCGCGCAAGGCGCAGGCGGGGCTGTCTGCCGATGCGGCGCGTGAGAGCTACCGGCGCGGGCACGGTATTGCCGCGGACCCCAATACCCCAAAAGACGATTTTCTGGCGCGCCATCTGGCCGTCGAACAAGCAGTCAGCGGCACGCCACTGACTGCCGGTAACCGTGTGCGGCTGTTGGCTGACGGCCCCAGTACCTATCAAGCCATGCTGCAATCCATCGGCCAGGCCCGCCGCTACGTGCACATGGAAACCTATATTTTTGAAGACGACGCCGAAGGCGCGCGGTTTGCGGACGCCTTGATTGCAGCGCGCAACCGGGGGGCCGAAGTCGCTTTGATGGTGGACGCAGTGGGTACGATTCAGACCCCCGACACGCTGTTCCAACGCTTGCGCGACGCTGGCGTGCAGGTCGCGGTATTCAACCCCGTCAACCCGGCCAAGGCGCGGGCGGGCTGGTCGCCGAACCAGCGCAACCACCGCAAGGTGCTGGTCGTGGATGGCAAGGTGGGGTATCTGGGCGGCATCAACGTCAGCAGCGTGTACGAGTCATCGTCGGCGCCGGGATCGGGCGGCGGACGCGGCGAAAGCAAGGCGGATGCGGCAACGGGTGGCGACGCAGATGCGGCGCCGTGGCGCGACACGCATTTGCGCATCGAAGGGCCGGCCGTGGCGCAGCTGGAACAGGTGATTCAGGCAGGCTGGGCGTCGCAGTCCGACGAACCCATCAAGGGCACGGGCGCTTACGTTGCGCCGCCGGTGGGAGCTACGAGCGTGCGTATTCTGGCCAATCAGCCTGATCGCAGCGATGGCTATACGGTTTATCTGACCCTGATGTCCGCGTTTGAAAGCGCGCAGAAATCCATCCATATCACCATGGCGTATTTTGTGCCTGACCCGGCGTTTATCGAGGTCCTGGCCGAAGCAGCCAAGCGCGGCGTGGATGTGGTGCTGGTGCTGCCCGGATTCAGCGATTCGTCGCTGGTGTTCAATGCCGGCCGTTCGCACTACAGCGAGCTGTTGCACGCAGGCGTAAAGGTGTATGAACGGCGCGATGCCTTGCTGCATGCCAAGACGGCCGTGGTCGACGGGGTCTGGTCCACGGTGGGTTCAAGCAATATGGATTGGCGCAGCTTTGCATTGAATTACGAAATCAACGCGGTGGTGCTGGGCCCGGAATTCGCGGGCGAGATGGAGGCGCTGTTTCAGCGCGATGTGGCTGACTCCGTGCAGATCACGCCCGAGGCCTGGCGGGATCGGGGCGTGGATGACCGGTTCATGGAGTTCTTCTCGCGGATGTTCGAACGCTGGTTGTAG
- a CDS encoding type II toxin-antitoxin system HicA family toxin has translation MFILVSLSTNKGGAVKQSEFKRWLASQGVTFAEGSNHTKAYYQGKQTTLPRHPSKELKDGTRKNILKALGLK, from the coding sequence ATGTTTATACTGGTTTCACTGTCAACAAACAAAGGAGGTGCGGTGAAGCAAAGCGAGTTCAAACGGTGGCTCGCTTCTCAGGGAGTAACTTTCGCAGAGGGGTCCAACCACACGAAAGCCTACTACCAAGGGAAACAAACCACCCTTCCGAGACACCCCAGCAAAGAGCTGAAAGATGGTACTAGGAAGAACATCCTGAAAGCACTAGGACTGAAATAA
- a CDS encoding YeeE/YedE family protein, whose translation MSTNASTLPLPSALPPIQINRKPLWIALLLVLAGALYLNQTVSGRQSALWVIGALLGVTLYHASFGFTQAWRVFVSDRRGAGLRAQMFMLGVGVLLFFPFLAAGTLFGQPVTGFVSPPGVSVVLGAFLFGIGMQLGGGCASGTLFAVGGGNTRMLVTLLFFIIGSVIATANFGWWSNLPALAPTSLIKTWGLAPALIANLVVFALIAWGATALEKRRHGHVISFASRTARPVSLLQGPWPLIWGGVALVVLNFATLALAGRPWGITSAFALWGAKALDAIGGDVATWAYWSKQPSLAAPLRQDVTTVMDIGLMLGALAAASAAGKFAPIWKVPARSLAGAVIGGLLLGYGARLAFGCNIGAYFSGILSGSLHAWLWLPAAFAGSALGVRLRPAFGLAVEKTPPASSC comes from the coding sequence ATGAGCACGAACGCCTCAACCCTGCCGCTACCTTCCGCGCTGCCGCCCATCCAGATCAACCGCAAGCCCTTGTGGATTGCGCTGCTGCTGGTACTGGCTGGCGCGCTGTACTTGAACCAGACCGTCAGCGGGCGCCAAAGCGCCCTATGGGTGATTGGTGCCCTGCTGGGTGTCACGCTCTACCACGCCTCGTTCGGCTTCACCCAGGCCTGGCGCGTGTTCGTGTCGGATCGCCGGGGCGCGGGCCTGCGCGCACAGATGTTCATGCTGGGTGTCGGCGTGCTGCTGTTTTTCCCCTTTCTGGCGGCCGGCACGCTTTTTGGCCAACCCGTCACGGGCTTTGTTTCACCTCCTGGCGTCTCGGTGGTGCTGGGCGCGTTTCTGTTCGGCATCGGCATGCAACTGGGCGGCGGCTGCGCGTCGGGCACGCTGTTCGCGGTAGGCGGCGGCAATACCCGCATGCTGGTCACCTTGCTGTTCTTCATCATCGGTTCAGTCATTGCCACTGCCAATTTTGGCTGGTGGTCCAATCTGCCGGCTCTGGCGCCCACATCGCTGATCAAGACCTGGGGCTTGGCGCCCGCGCTCATCGCCAATCTGGTGGTGTTCGCCTTGATCGCCTGGGGCGCTACCGCCCTTGAAAAGCGCCGTCACGGCCACGTAATTTCATTCGCGTCCCGCACGGCCCGGCCTGTGTCCTTGTTGCAAGGCCCGTGGCCTCTGATCTGGGGCGGTGTAGCGCTGGTAGTGCTGAACTTCGCCACGCTGGCCTTGGCTGGCCGCCCGTGGGGCATCACGTCGGCCTTCGCGTTGTGGGGCGCCAAGGCGCTGGACGCCATCGGCGGCGACGTGGCCACCTGGGCATACTGGAGCAAGCAACCGTCGCTGGCCGCGCCCTTGCGGCAAGACGTGACGACTGTCATGGACATCGGTTTGATGCTGGGCGCCCTTGCCGCCGCTAGCGCCGCCGGCAAATTTGCTCCCATCTGGAAAGTGCCCGCCCGTTCGCTGGCTGGGGCCGTCATCGGCGGCTTGCTGCTGGGTTATGGCGCGCGTCTTGCCTTTGGCTGCAACATCGGCGCCTACTTCAGCGGCATTCTGTCGGGCAGCCTGCATGCGTGGCTCTGGCTGCCCGCCGCTTTTGCAGGCAGCGCGCTCGGCGTGCGGCTGCGTCCGGCCTTCGGACTTGCCGTTGAAAAAACACCGCCAGCATCCAGCTGCTGA
- the egtB gene encoding ergothioneine biosynthesis protein EgtB: MEPACLLTHPATGPYAIGQAGQHDRYDAVRSTSTALAAPLSAEDCQVQSMADCSPVKWHLAHTTWFFETFMLSPFQPSHTVFHPQYRMLFNSYYNAIGAKHPRPHRGLLSRPALAEVQHFRQYVDAAMHDLISRLGGNDPAFDALLELGLNHEQQHQELILTDVKHMLSCNPLKPAYVAAGSPALPPATPVGWTRYAGGIARIGHDGRGFGFDNEGPAHDVLLAPFHLADRLVTQHEYLAFIRDGGYKRPELWLSAGWDQVCAEGWRAPMYWDGQRDEWRIFTLRGTQEVELQAPVTHVSYYEADAYARWARVRLPREAEWELAARQVTDGAFPSRANMLENGHLDPRPAPARHSAGGPVQLFGDVWEWTSSAYDAYPGFKPDAGAVGEYNGKFMCNQYVLRGGSCATPRDHIRPSYRNFFPPEARWQFTGIRLARDD, translated from the coding sequence ATGGAACCTGCCTGCCTGCTGACTCATCCCGCGACCGGCCCTTATGCCATCGGCCAAGCCGGGCAGCATGACCGGTACGACGCCGTGCGATCGACCAGCACGGCGTTGGCGGCTCCACTAAGCGCGGAAGATTGCCAGGTGCAATCCATGGCCGACTGCAGTCCGGTCAAATGGCATCTGGCGCACACGACCTGGTTCTTCGAGACGTTCATGCTCTCGCCGTTTCAGCCATCGCACACGGTATTCCATCCGCAATACCGGATGCTGTTCAATTCCTACTACAACGCCATCGGCGCCAAGCACCCGCGTCCGCATCGCGGCTTGCTGTCGCGCCCTGCCCTGGCTGAAGTGCAGCATTTTCGTCAGTACGTGGACGCGGCCATGCACGACCTCATCTCGCGGCTGGGCGGCAATGATCCCGCATTCGACGCGCTGCTTGAACTGGGCTTGAATCACGAGCAGCAGCACCAGGAGCTGATCCTGACCGACGTCAAGCACATGCTGTCCTGCAACCCTCTCAAACCCGCGTATGTGGCCGCCGGTTCACCAGCGCTGCCGCCGGCCACTCCCGTGGGCTGGACCCGTTACGCTGGCGGCATCGCCCGCATCGGACACGATGGACGCGGCTTTGGCTTTGACAATGAGGGCCCTGCGCACGACGTGCTGCTGGCCCCGTTCCATCTTGCAGACCGTCTCGTCACGCAGCACGAGTACCTGGCATTCATCCGCGACGGCGGCTACAAGCGCCCCGAACTATGGCTATCCGCGGGATGGGACCAGGTTTGCGCCGAGGGTTGGCGCGCGCCTATGTATTGGGACGGGCAGCGCGATGAATGGCGCATCTTTACGCTGCGCGGCACGCAAGAAGTGGAACTGCAAGCCCCTGTGACCCATGTCAGCTATTACGAAGCCGACGCCTACGCCCGCTGGGCCCGCGTGCGCCTGCCACGTGAAGCGGAATGGGAGCTGGCCGCCCGGCAAGTCACGGATGGCGCTTTTCCCAGCCGAGCCAACATGCTGGAAAATGGCCACCTGGACCCGCGCCCCGCCCCCGCCCGCCATTCAGCAGGAGGCCCAGTGCAGTTGTTTGGCGACGTCTGGGAATGGACCTCCAGTGCGTATGACGCCTATCCAGGCTTTAAGCCGGATGCGGGCGCGGTCGGTGAATACAACGGCAAATTCATGTGCAACCAGTACGTCCTGCGCGGCGGTTCATGCGCCACGCCACGGGACCATATCCGGCCAAGCTACCGCAATTTTTTCCCGCCAGAAGCGCGCTGGCAATTTACGGGCATTCGGCTGGCGCGGGATGACTGA
- the egtD gene encoding L-histidine N(alpha)-methyltransferase — protein sequence MVSPSTVLAHAAPEFLARSSQAPSSDLLELRDGLLDHPAHIDPKFLYDSLGSSLFTAITQLPEYYPTRCEAEIFERHGNDIARHIGPVQSMVDLGAGDCVKAERLFASLRPRHYLPIDISADYLQTAVRRLRLSYPDLRVTAIGQDFSHALALPSSVAAEQRLFFYPGSSIGNLSPDDAHAMLQRIHAQCEGGGLLVGVDRVKPKQILEPAYDDALHLTAAFNLNLLRHVNALLDTDFNVDHWRHVALFNTSRSRIEMHLEAQRAVRVNWPGGERAFSAGERIHTENSYKFTPQAFTDLLQSAGYRDIAHWSDSRGWFSVFSARA from the coding sequence ATGGTTTCCCCTTCAACAGTGCTTGCTCACGCCGCGCCGGAATTTCTGGCCAGATCTTCCCAAGCCCCCAGTTCCGACCTGCTCGAACTGCGCGACGGTTTGCTCGACCATCCCGCCCACATCGATCCCAAATTTCTTTACGACTCCTTGGGGTCGTCGCTATTTACGGCCATCACGCAACTGCCCGAGTACTACCCCACTCGTTGCGAAGCCGAAATATTCGAACGGCACGGCAATGACATCGCGCGCCACATTGGACCTGTTCAATCCATGGTTGATCTAGGCGCCGGCGATTGCGTCAAGGCCGAACGGCTCTTCGCCAGCCTGCGGCCTCGCCACTACCTGCCCATCGATATCTCAGCCGATTATCTGCAAACTGCCGTGCGGCGGCTCAGGCTCTCGTATCCCGACCTGCGCGTCACTGCGATTGGCCAGGACTTTTCTCACGCGTTGGCGTTGCCTTCAAGCGTCGCAGCCGAGCAGCGGCTGTTTTTCTACCCTGGCTCCAGCATCGGTAATCTCAGCCCCGATGATGCCCATGCAATGCTGCAACGGATTCATGCGCAATGCGAGGGCGGCGGCCTGTTGGTTGGCGTGGACCGCGTCAAGCCCAAGCAGATTCTTGAACCCGCCTACGACGATGCGCTGCACCTGACCGCCGCATTCAATCTGAACCTTCTGCGGCACGTGAACGCCCTGCTGGACACCGATTTCAACGTGGACCACTGGCGTCATGTCGCCCTCTTCAACACAAGCCGATCACGCATTGAGATGCACCTGGAAGCCCAGCGTGCAGTGCGCGTGAACTGGCCCGGCGGCGAGCGCGCATTCAGCGCTGGCGAACGCATCCATACCGAAAATTCCTACAAGTTCACGCCGCAGGCCTTCACCGATTTACTGCAAAGCGCGGGATACCGCGACATTGCGCATTGGTCGGATTCCCGCGGCTGGTTTTCCGTCTTCAGCGCCCGCGCATGA
- a CDS encoding type II toxin-antitoxin system HicB family antitoxin, producing MARYPALLEPDDGGFNVTFRDIPEAITCGDNREDALEMAAGALLTAMEFYFEDRRPVPLPSSPKDGEVLIPLPASVWAKVLLLNEMLAQRVTPAELARRLDTRPQDITRIVNLGHATKIDTIAAALRTMGKELDLSVSPT from the coding sequence ATGGCTCGATATCCTGCATTGCTCGAACCCGATGACGGGGGATTTAACGTCACTTTCCGTGACATCCCGGAGGCGATCACCTGCGGCGACAACCGGGAGGATGCTCTGGAAATGGCCGCCGGCGCTCTTCTAACGGCTATGGAGTTCTATTTTGAGGACCGCCGGCCCGTTCCTCTTCCCTCCTCGCCTAAAGACGGAGAGGTACTAATCCCCCTGCCTGCAAGTGTGTGGGCAAAGGTGCTATTGCTAAATGAAATGCTGGCTCAACGGGTAACACCCGCTGAGCTGGCTCGTCGTTTGGACACGCGCCCGCAAGACATCACTCGTATCGTCAACCTTGGCCATGCGACCAAAATCGATACCATCGCGGCCGCACTACGCACGATGGGAAAGGAACTGGACTTGTCCGTATCGCCCACTTAA
- a CDS encoding FMN-binding glutamate synthase family protein, which produces MSWIAGRYTAFLLTLAGAVITAFLAFTSSLGWLWAAVPLAMLGALGVYDLIQTRHAIRRNYPVLGNLRFLFEFIRPEIRQYFLEDDTQASPFSRAQRSIVYQRAKREIDKRPFGTQEDVYGDRYEWINHSMSPSHISDTNFRVTVGGPDCKQPYSMSAFNVSAMSFGALSANAILALNEGARQGDFAHDTGEGGISRYHRQPGGSLVWNIGSGYFGCRDEHGAFSEEAFVKNACTPQVKMIEIKLSQGAKPGHGGILPAGKVTPEIAEARGVVAWQDCNSPASHSAFDTPIGLMKFVARLRELSGGKPVGFKFCVGHPWEWFAIVKAMLETGITPDFIVVDGAEGGTGAAPVEFVDHVGTPLREALRLVHNTLIGVNLRDRIKLGASGKIITAFDMARVMAMGADWCNAARGFMFAIGCIQAQACHTGKCPTGVTTQDPVRQRALVVPDKAQRVANFHGNTLHALAELLAAAGLTHPNQLRPHHIARRISSSEIRLLSALFPELAPGELLRGEFRHQVFRAGWAMAQAQSFQPTHDLTTALAETRLAQAMPA; this is translated from the coding sequence ATGAGCTGGATTGCCGGCCGTTATACGGCCTTTTTATTGACACTGGCGGGCGCTGTCATCACCGCCTTCCTGGCCTTCACCAGTTCGCTTGGGTGGTTATGGGCTGCGGTTCCCCTGGCGATGCTGGGCGCGCTGGGCGTGTATGACCTGATCCAGACCCGCCACGCCATCCGGCGCAATTACCCAGTCCTGGGCAATTTGCGTTTCCTGTTTGAGTTCATCCGTCCGGAAATTCGGCAGTACTTCCTGGAAGATGACACCCAGGCCTCGCCCTTTTCGCGTGCGCAACGGTCCATCGTTTACCAGCGCGCCAAACGCGAAATCGACAAGCGCCCCTTCGGCACCCAGGAAGATGTCTACGGCGACCGCTACGAATGGATCAACCATTCCATGTCGCCCTCGCATATCAGCGATACGAACTTCCGCGTGACCGTAGGCGGCCCCGATTGCAAACAGCCCTACTCCATGTCGGCATTCAACGTGTCGGCCATGAGCTTTGGCGCGCTGTCAGCCAATGCCATCCTGGCGCTGAACGAAGGCGCCCGCCAAGGCGACTTTGCTCATGACACCGGTGAAGGCGGCATCAGCCGCTATCACCGCCAGCCCGGTGGCAGCCTGGTCTGGAACATTGGCTCGGGCTACTTCGGATGCCGTGATGAGCACGGCGCATTCTCGGAAGAAGCCTTCGTCAAGAACGCCTGTACGCCGCAGGTAAAGATGATTGAGATCAAGCTGTCCCAAGGCGCCAAGCCCGGGCATGGCGGCATTCTGCCCGCAGGCAAGGTCACCCCCGAAATCGCGGAAGCACGCGGTGTCGTCGCCTGGCAGGACTGCAACTCGCCTGCCAGTCATTCCGCCTTTGACACGCCGATTGGCCTGATGAAGTTCGTTGCCCGGCTGCGTGAATTGTCGGGCGGCAAACCTGTGGGCTTCAAGTTCTGCGTGGGCCACCCGTGGGAATGGTTCGCCATCGTCAAAGCCATGCTGGAAACCGGCATCACGCCCGACTTCATCGTGGTCGATGGCGCTGAAGGCGGGACGGGCGCCGCGCCCGTGGAGTTCGTGGACCATGTGGGCACGCCGCTGCGCGAAGCGCTACGCCTGGTACACAACACGCTGATCGGCGTGAACCTGCGCGACCGCATCAAACTTGGCGCATCGGGCAAGATCATCACGGCCTTCGACATGGCCCGCGTCATGGCCATGGGCGCTGATTGGTGCAACGCTGCCCGCGGTTTCATGTTCGCCATTGGCTGTATCCAGGCGCAAGCCTGTCACACCGGAAAATGTCCCACAGGCGTCACGACACAGGACCCTGTACGCCAACGCGCGCTAGTGGTGCCTGACAAGGCGCAGCGCGTGGCCAACTTTCACGGCAACACGCTGCATGCGCTGGCCGAATTGCTGGCGGCGGCGGGCCTGACCCACCCTAACCAGTTGCGTCCGCACCATATTGCGCGCCGCATCTCGTCCAGCGAAATCCGCCTGCTGTCCGCGCTATTTCCGGAGCTGGCCCCGGGCGAACTGCTGCGCGGCGAATTCCGCCACCAGGTGTTCCGCGCTGGCTGGGCCATGGCCCAGGCGCAGTCTTTCCAGCCTACGCACGATCTCACGACGGCGCTTGCGGAAACTCGGCTTGCGCAGGCCATGCCTGCATAA
- a CDS encoding DUF883 family protein, which produces MNRKNQRAEMALHRDRVNDSFHELLAGTEDLLRSTASYTGSEIESARARLKQQLADAREQAGDWEGVARERARRATAYADEYVHEHAWKSVGVAALLGAALGCLLIGGGRR; this is translated from the coding sequence ATGAATCGAAAGAACCAACGCGCCGAGATGGCTCTGCATCGTGATCGGGTCAACGACAGCTTTCATGAGCTGCTTGCCGGGACCGAAGACCTCTTGCGATCGACGGCTTCGTATACGGGCTCCGAGATCGAATCGGCCCGAGCGCGTCTAAAGCAGCAATTGGCCGATGCACGTGAGCAGGCGGGCGACTGGGAAGGTGTGGCGCGTGAACGCGCCCGTCGCGCGACGGCTTACGCTGATGAGTATGTACACGAGCATGCTTGGAAGTCGGTCGGAGTGGCCGCGCTGTTGGGCGCTGCGTTGGGTTGCTTGCTGATCGGCGGCGGCCGACGGTAA